The Stenotrophomonas sp. NA06056 genome segment TCGGCACCGAAGTGCCGATTCCCGGTGGCGAAGCCTCGCTGGCCGGTGGCCTGCAGGTGACCACGCCGGCTGCGGCCGCACAGACCCTGGCCATCCACCAGCAGGCCTTCGATACCCCGCAGCTGCGTGATGCGTGGCAGCGTGTGCTGGCAATGGTGGTGCAGCCCGGCGTGGACTTCGACCACAGCAGCGTGCACGAGTACGATGCTGCCGCCGCCAGCACGCTGGCCGACTTCCTCGAACAGCAGCCGCGCATCGTGTTCGAAGCGCATTCCACCGACTACCAGCGCGAAAGTGGCCTGCATGCCCTGGTGCGCGACCATTTCGCCATCCTCAAGGTCGGCCCCGCGGCCACCTTCGCCTACCGCGAAGCGCTGTTCGCGCTGGCGGCCATCGAAGCCGAGCTGCTGCCGGCCGCGCAGTGCTCGCGCCTGCCGCAGGTGCTGGACGAGGTGATGCTGGCGCAGCCGAAGTCCTGGCAGTCCTACTACCAGGGTGACGAAGCAACCCTGCGCCTGCTGCGCAGCTATTCCTTCAGCGACCGCTGCCGCTACTACTGGGGCGAGCCGACGCTGGTGCAGGCCGTGCAGACCCTGTTCGCCAACCTGGAACAGCACGCGCCACCGCTGGTGCTGCTCAGCCAGTACCTGCCCGAGCAGTACCGCGCCGTGCGCGAGGGCACCCTGGCCAATACGCCTGCTGCCCTGGTGCAGCATCGCATCGGCCTGTGCCTGGGCGAATATGCCCGGGCCTGCAGCGCCAACCAGGCCGGATCGCGCAAGCACAACGCAAGCTCGGCTGCCGCCGTACTTGCGAACGGCTAATCTCTACCTTTCCCTGCGAAACCGAGAATGGCCATGCGCAACACCCGCTCCCGCCGGCAACAGATCCTGCAGCTGCTGATCGAGCACGGCTCGGTGCAGGTGGCCGATCTGGTCGAACGCTTCGGCGTGTCGGCGGTGACGATCCGTGCCGACCTGACCCACTTCGAAGCGCAGGGGCTGGCCACGCGCACGCACGGCGGTGCGAACCTGGTGCGTACGCCGCCACAGGAACAGGACATCCACGAAAAGGATGCGCTGAACCTGCCGCTGAAAGACTCCATCGGCACGGCGGCCGCACGCCTGGTGCAGGCCGGTGACAACATCATCATCGACTCCGGCTCCACCACGATGACATTGGCCCGCCACCTGCGCGAACACCGCGATGTAACCGTGATGACCAATGGCCTGAACATCGCCTGGGAACTGGCCAACGCCGCCGGCATCACCGTGCTGCTGACCGGTGGCCTGCTGCGCCAGCAATCGCTGTCGCTGCAGGGCAGCCAGGCCGAGGCCAGCCTCAACTCCTACAGCTTCGACACGCTGTTCCTGGGCGTGGATGGCCTGGACCTGCAGTTCGGCCTGACCACCCACGACGAGGCCGAAGCCCGCCTCAATCACCGCATGGTCGAACGCGCGCGGCGCATCGTGGTGCTGACCGACGCCTCCAAGTTTGGCCGCGTCAGCCTGCACCGCATCGCCCGCCTCGATCAGATCCACGCCATCATCACCGACGCCGGCATTGACGACGCAACCCGCGAAGGGCTGCAGCGGCTGGGCATCGAAGTGATCATCGCCGAGCCCCCCGCATGACCGACATCCGCTCCCTGCATGGCCGCATCCTCACCCCACTCGGCTGGCGCCGCGGCCAGGTCCAGTTCGACTCGCACGTGCGCCAACTGCAGGTGGACGACCACAGCGGCGGCGATGACCCGCAGCTGCCGGTGATCCTGCCTGGTTTCATCGACCTGCACGTGCATGGTGCGGCCGGCGTCGACCTGATGCAGGGCGGCGATGTGGCCCGCACCATCGCCCGCACCCATGCGCGCTTCGGCACCACCACCCTGCTGGCGACCACCATGACCGCCGGCCTGGACGAGATCGAATACGCGCTACAGGGCGTTGCGGCAACAATGGCAGCGCCCGATGCAGACGCCGCCAGCATCGTCGGCGTGCATCTGGAAGGGCCGTTCATCAGCCCGCAGCGCCTGGGTGCGCAACCCAACCGCACGATCGAGGCGACCATGGCGCTGGTACAGCAGCTGCACGCACTAGCACCGATCCGGGTGATGACGCTGGCGCCCGAGATCGGCGAGCACACTGCGCTGATTCCCGCGCTGTCCGCACTCGGTATCCGCGTGCAGCTCGGCCATAGCGCCGGCACCTACGAGGAAGGCGTAGCCGCATTGCAGGCGGGTGCTTCCGGCTTCACCCATCTGTTCAACGGCATGACCGGCGTCGACCACTACCGACCGGGCATCGCCGCGGCCGCACTGGCGCATGCGCAGTACGCCGAGATCATTCCCGACCTGCAGCACATCCATCCCGGCGTGATCCGCCTGGCCGCACGCGCGATTCCACGCCTGTACGCGGTGACCGACGCAACCGCCGCCACGGGCATGCCCGATGGTGAGTACGCGCTGGGCGAACAGCGCGTGCACAAGTGCGGCGGCTGCGTGCGCCTGGCCACCGGCTCATTGGCCGGCAGTGCACTGACGATGGACCAGGCGCTGCGCAATCTGGTGCAGGTGGGATTGGACTTGGCTGACGCGTCGCAACGCGTGTCCACCTTCCCCGCCGATTACCTAGGCTTGAGTGATCGCGGCCGCATTGCGCCCGACGCCCGCGCCGACCTGGTGGTACTGGATGCGGAGTTGCGCCTGCAGCAGGTGGTGGTCGGTGGCCGGGTGATCGACCTGAACTGATGCACCCGATGCGGCCTGGATGCCGCGCAGGCTCCCTGTAGAGCCGAGCCATGCTCGGCTCACCGCGCGCGAGGCGCGGCACGGGGTACCTCGATATCGGAACGGAAAGCAGCCGAGCATGGCTCGGCTCTACAGAAAGCACTCCGCCCCTTGGGAACCTGTCGATGACCGCAAGCACCGCCCCGCGCTGGCCCGTACGCTACCTGCTCTTCATCGGCGGCCTCGGCGGCCTGCTGTACGGCATCGACATCGGCATCATCGCCGGCGCCCTGCCCTACCTTGAAGCCACCGCCAGCCACGCCTGGCAGCTCAGCAGCCAGCAGCTTGGTTTCGTCGTCGCTGCGGTGCTGCTGGGCAGCGTGCTGTCCTCGCTCTTTGCCGGCATGATCGCCGACCTGATCGGTCGCCGCGGTGCGATGCTGCTGGCAGGCGTGCTGTTCACCGCTTCCATCCCGATCATGGCGCTGGCGTCGGGCTACACCCCGCTGCTGCTGGGGCGACTGCTGCAAGGCGTCAGCGGCGGCCTGATCGGCGTGGTCATTCCGCTGTACCTGGCCGAAGTGCTCAGCCCTGAGCGGCGCGGCCGCGGTGCGGCGATGTTCCAGCTGCTGCTGACCGTCGGCCTGGTGCTGGCCGCATTGATCGGCCTGTACCACGCGCACGCCGTGGACGCCGCCGCCGAAGCGGTGCGCTCGCTGCCGGTCGCGCAACAGGCGCAGGAACTGTTCACGGTGAAGGACCATGCCTGGCGCACCATCTTCTGGACCTGCCTGGGTCCGGGCCTGCTGTTCTGCGCCGGCATCTTCTGGCTGTCCGAATCACCGCGCTGGCTGGTGCGTCGCGGCCGCATCGATGATGCGCGGCGCAGCCTGCAGCGCGTGCTGCCCGCTGCCGACGTCGAGCCCACGCTGGCGCAGATCCAGGCACCGGAATCGAGCAGCAGCAGCGGCAAGCGCGACCCGCTGCTCAGCCGCCGCTACGTGGTGCCGTTCGTGCTGGCCTGCGTGGTGCTGGCCTGCACCCAGGCCACCGGCATCAACTCGGTGCTGGCCTATGCGGTGAACATCCTCAACCAGGCGGGCCTGTCCGGCTCGGTCGCCAACGGCGCTGATGTGGCGATCAAACTGCTCAACGCGGTGATGACCGTAGCCGCGCTGCTGCTGGTCGACCGCAAGGGCCGCAAGTTCCTGCTGATGCTGGGCAGCGGAGGCATCTGCGTGGCCTTGCTGGCAGCGGCGACGCTGTTCTTCCAGGCCGAACGTGGTCGCGCCGACGTGCAGCCGCAGCTGCAGGCGGCAGTGAGTGGCGATGGCCTGCAACTGGTACTGGACGACGCGCAGTGGCAGCGTCTTGCCGGTGGCATCGATCGCGAGGGCCGACCGCTGCAGCTGACCGTGTCCTACGCCTATGGGGACTTCACCAACGTGCGCGCCCTGCGCAGCGACAACCTGACCGACCGCGAGCTGCGCATCGAACGCGCCGGCACCGTGCAGCCGGACAGCGTCATCGGCGCGTTCTTCCGCACATTGCACCTGAATCCGTTCGCCGATCCGGCCAGTGCCGCGCAGGCGCCGCTGCGCATCGAGCAGGCACGCATCGGCCCGATCCCGCCACCCGCGCATGGCTGGGCAGTCGCTGCCTGCATTCTGGTGTTCGTCGCGTTCTTCGCGGTCGGCCCTGGCGTGTGCGTGTGGCTGGCGCTGTCCGAGCTGATGCCCAACCGCATCCGCTCCAACGGCATGAGCATCGCGCTGCTGATCAACCAGTTCGTGTCGACCACCATTGCCGCGATCTTCCTGCCAACGGTGGGGCACTACGGCTACGCCAGCATGTTCCTGTTCTGGGCCGGCTGCACGTTCGTGTTCTTCCTGGTGGCCGCGTTGTGGCTGCCGGAAACCAAAGGGCGCTCGCTGGAAGAGATCGAAGCCGGGTTTGCCCGGTAGCGGTCGGCCTGGGTCGACCTCCGCGCGCAGCGCGGAGGTCACATGGCTGGATCAAAGCGCAGTCGACTTTCAGTCGACGCAACCCAGGGCACTGCTGCGACAGCGTGGCGCTCAGCGGAGCTTGCGCAGCTTGAACGCCACCAGCACCTGCAGCACGCCGTACAGCAGGCTGCCGATGCCGATCCACAGCGTGGTCACCGCTACGCCCGCATACGGGTTGGCCGCGAACAGCAGGCCCAGCACGATGGCCAGCACGCCACTGAGGATCAGCAGCCACTCGCCGTGGATCTGCTTGCGTACGCGAATGGCGAAGATGATGCGGTAGATGCCCGCCACCAGCAGCCATGCGGCCAGGAACAGCACCAGCACGCTGGCGGTGGCCAGCGGATTGATCACCGCCAGGATGCCGAAGCCCAGCGAGGCAACCACATACAGCAGCAGCCAGCCGCGCGAGGCACCACTGCCACCGGTGATCAGCGCCAGCAGGCTGATGACGCCTTCGATGATGGCCATTACGCCCAGCGTCCACGCCAGCGCGATGGCCGCCGACATCGGCCAGCCGATCGCGATGATGCCGAAGCCCAGCGCCACCAGACCGTACAGCAGCAGGATCCACCAGCTGCGTCCAACGGCCGACAACAAGGGAGACAGGGGGGAATTCATGACCACTCCTTCGATCCGGGTTCATGACCATCCTAGCCCTTGAGGATGAAAGGAGCGATCACGGCACGCGGGCGCAGACCCATGCACGCACCTCTCCTGCGCCCACCAGCCGCAGCGTCTCCGCGATCTCCAGCACGGTACTGCCGGTGGTCATCACGTCGTCAACGATGGTCAGCCGCGCCGGTACGGCGCCGCGCACATCGAAGGCGTCGAACAGGTTGTCGCGGCGCTGCTCGGCACTGCGTTCGGACTGCGGCGCGGTGTGGCGGCGGCGATACAGCCCGCGCCACGTCGGCAATTGCAGCAGGCGGCACAGCTCGGCGGCCTGGTCGTAGCCACGTTGACGCAGTCGCTTGCGGTGCAGCGGCACGGGCACCAATGGCGCGCATGTCCATGGCGGCGGGTTGCGCAGCATCAGCTGCGCAAGCAGGCGTCCTGCGGACAGGTCCTGGTGGAATTTGTAGCGGACCAGCAGCTGATCGACCGGCGGCAGGTACAGCAGGCTGGCGTGGGTCGCGGTCTGCGCTGGTGGCTCGTCGCGGCAGGTTCCGCAGATGGGCAGGGCTGCATCCGGTAGCGGCAACGCGCAACGCAGGCAGGCGCGCCCCGCCCATGGTAGATCGGCGAGGCAGGCAGGGCAGAGGTCGAGGGTGTCGTGGCCGGGCTCGCTGCAGACCAGGCAGCGCAGCGGCAGCAGCAGGCGAAAGGCGGCCTGCAACAGTTCGCCAAGGGCGGAAGGCAGTGGGAGATGCATGCCGCAGCATGATCGTGCCAGCGGTTGCGGCCCATCAGCGAATCCAGCAAATGCAGGTCAGTGAAGGGAGTGACCCGCTCTCCGTCTATTCCTGGCCGGGAGCAGCCTCCCGCCACGCGGTCAACGTTCTGGCGATTCGGTCCGCGTGCGGTTCGGTGCCATGCAGGCCCATCTGTTGCTGTGCAATGTCCTGCAGCGCAGTTGCGATGTCCCGTTCGGAACTACCATGAACCAGCATTGCGAAGATGCGGTCGGCATAGGCATCGTACTCGCTGCGCGCATCAGGAACGTCCGCTACGCCGATGGGGTCCCACAGGTAGTGCAGGACTTCGCCGACGGCGCGCCGCAGTTCGGCCTGAGAGCGACGTGGTCTTCCGGACATTCCCTATCGCATCCCGCAGGTCGCACCGACACACTGCCCATTCTCCAAGAAACGCACCTGCGAGTGCCCCGGCTCCCCAGTAGGGGCCGGTACTCCCGGTGCCACGAAGAACGTCGCCGCGTGCGCACCATACAACCCCGCCGGGATGGCGAAGGCCTTCAGTACGGTGTAACTATGGAAGGGCATGCCCTGCTCCCGCTCGGCGTTGACGCCTTCGATGCGCGGGATGTCCGCGGCACCGCCGTTACGTCGGCCACCGGCCTCCCAGGCCCGCAGGTCGGCCACGGTCGCTGGGCGCAGCACCCCGCTGCGCACCGCTGCATCAATACCAGCCTGCCCCGCCAGCGGTGCATCCTTCAGCTGGAAGTCCGCTACCGGCTTGGCCGTGATATCGGTCACCAGTTGCGCCCCAGGCGGCAACGTGCCGATGACCGCCCGGCCGTCGCGTGCCGCATAGGCCACGTCAACCGCGCGACCGAATACTTCGCGGGCCAACGGATTGAGCTTGCTCCACCCCTCTCCTCCCACGTAGGCAAAGCTGCAGGGGCCACGATCCTCGCGGGAGCTGATCAGCAGCGGCATGCCGGCAGGCAGGCCAGTCACCCGCTGCCGGTGGTAGCCGGTCACCAGCACCGCCGCAATCTGCGTACCACGCGTCCAACCAATACTCCACACGGTGGGTTCGTAAGCGCCCAACAAAAGCACCACCGGCGCGTTGGGTTCGTGCACGGCCACCTGGATGGTCGTGGCCTGGTGGCCACTCTGATCGATCTGGAAATCGGCTTCCTTACCGCCATAGGCTCCCGCCGCATAGACCTTCGCGTTGGCCGGGAGCACCAGGCCATCGATCCGGCAGGTGCTCGGCGGGGTATCCACCTTTGCCGGCGCCTCGAACGGGAAGGGCTGCGTGTCCGCCGCGGAGTGCACGATCACGGGGGGCACCTCGATGGGCCCCGCAGGCATCGCGTCTGCGGCGTCAGGCGCTTGCGCCCCCTTGCCCGTCGATGCCTGCACATTCGGTTCGGACAGCGAGGGTTCGGTGCAGCCCGCCAACAGCGCCAGCCCGGCGACCGCGACATACATTCTGGTGCCGGAAATGACGTTGCGTTTCATGTTGTGATCCTTCATGGCGAGGAATCGGGCACTGATCGGGAACGGCTTGCCTCATGCAGTCGCCGGTCGTTGGCGGACTACTCCAGCATCGCCTGCACGTCGACGATACGCACGTCGTGCATCTGCTCGAGATACGCGGCCAGGTACGCCTTGTGCGATGCACCGACAAGCACCAGCGTGCGCATCCCCGGGGTCGGCCCCATCAGGTCGCGGATGTTGGCCGCCATGCGCAGGTTGCGCGTCTCCCACGAGGTGACGTAGCGCCGCCCGTAGCCCTGCGGAGACGGCTCCTCCAATGCGGCGCCGTAGTCGCTTTCGAAGGCGACCGATGCCAGGTCCGCTGCGTTGTAGCGGCGATACAGCGCCAGTGCCTTCTGCGGCGTGTCGACCTGCGCTTCCAACGCACCGAACATCGTCCCCCGGCGCTTGCTCGCCGGGTTGTCCCAGGCCTTCCTGATCGCGGCTGCATAAGCTTTGGGATCGGGGCCAAACTGATCGGAGCTGTGGTCATCCATCGGCCACAACCGCTCGTGGCCAAGACGGGCTGCGAGTGTTGCGGCAATGAGCGTGTTCTCATTGCGGCTGACACGCAGCGCTTCCAGGGCCGCAACCAACTCCTGGTCCAGGCCGTCTCCTGCCTGCCGATCCGCTTCAGGGAGACGCAACCATTGGACCAGCGCCGAATCGCGTTCGCCGGCAGCCAGGAACGTAGCGGCAAGCGTGCGCCGTTGCGCGGCCGTGGGATGTGCAGGCCACGTTGCCAGCATCGTCTCTGCCGACGCGTTCGCTGCCGGCACATCAAGACCCGTTGCTTTCCCGGCCGCCGAAACATCGGGACAGTAGTCCTTCACCGTATAGCGGTAGCGGGAAGGGTATCGCCGCATCATGTCGCACTGCTGGCCCGATACCGACTCGATCGCGATGGCCTTCGGCTGCCACGCTGCGAGCCGGTCGATCAGGGTACCCAGTGACGCGGGCTCGAAGGTTTCCGGCAGCACCGCCAAGTGCGCGGTACCGAGCACCATCACTTCGTTCGGCACTCCGTGCTGCGGCCCTTTGTGGGCGCGCGGGTCAAAGGTCTGTGCGTGCACTGTTCCTGCAAGCATCCATGCCGCCAGCAGCGGGCCGATCACTACGCGTCGTCCCCACATCCCCTGCATCATTCCGTGCTGCATATGGTTCGCCGTTGAAGCGCATGTCCAGCGCATAGCGGCGCAGATTCCATCGCCGCCAGCGCTTTGTCAATCGTCATGGCGCTGCTCAAGCAGGAGGCCACCGCTGCTTGGATGTCTGCCACAAGAGATAGACGGAACGTACCCATTGTGGCCCCCTCAAGCCTCGAACGGCCTGGCAGCACTGTGCTGGGCAGGGAGTCGCAGCGCTGCGCGCGTTCGCCCGATCGTGGCCGCGATCTCCTGTTCAAACCCGCCCCCCGACTCCAGGCAGCGCAGCAGCCCGGCAGCCCTCTGCTTCAGCTCAATGGCCCATGCCACGTCATATGAATCGGCGATCACTTCTGCAAACAGCAACCGACTGCGTTCGACGTCTCCAGCCAACCCGGCCGACACCGCCGAATGGTATGTGTTCCATAGCGTCGGCGATGCATTGGCGGTCATCCATGCCAATGCATGAGCGACCGAGGGGAAGCGCTCGCGCAGCGCCAGCACTTCCTGTGCCGCACGTCTGGCCAACAGCATGGCCGCGTCGGAGAACTGCTCCTCGCTGGTGAACTCGTGGAAGCCTTCCACCCGGTACCCGGCGTCGAACGAAAGAAAATCCTTCTCATGCCAGAGCCAGCACGCTCCCACATTCAGATAGCTTCCCTTCCCCCACGAAGATGGCTGGAACTCGACCACGCCGATCCACCACCCCTGGTCGTCAAGCCAGATTCTGGAGCGCCCCTTCTGCACACAGCCCAGAGGGCGCAGCACCGCCCTGGCTGCGCCAGTGATCATTCGAGAGTGCTGGGCAGTCGACATCGAAGGCATCCTTGCGCTCGCGAACGTTCATGGAATCGTACTGGAAGGAGGGGCAGTGGGTAGCAGGTGCACCCGCTTACCTGGCCAATGCCTGCTGGAAGTCACGCTGTCCGCCTTCGCCCCACCATGGAACAGACACACTACCGCCGAGTGCGCGAAGGTCGCCAAGCAGCGACAGGAAAGCCCGTATCTCGGCGTCCTGCCAGGTGGCCCCCATACGATAATCAACGGTGAACCCGTCAGCAGTCACCAGGACGCCGAGGTCTGGTAGTCGGGTTCCTTGGCGGACAATTCCCTCAAGGAGAAGATGAAATGGCTCTGATTCACCCGAGCCGAGCCGTTCCGCATCCTCCAGTCCGGAAAACTGTCGCACCGATGGTTTGCCCGACGCCCACAGCTGCCCTCCCCCACGAGTAGCATCGCG includes the following:
- a CDS encoding ComF family protein, whose amino-acid sequence is MHLPLPSALGELLQAAFRLLLPLRCLVCSEPGHDTLDLCPACLADLPWAGRACLRCALPLPDAALPICGTCRDEPPAQTATHASLLYLPPVDQLLVRYKFHQDLSAGRLLAQLMLRNPPPWTCAPLVPVPLHRKRLRQRGYDQAAELCRLLQLPTWRGLYRRRHTAPQSERSAEQRRDNLFDAFDVRGAVPARLTIVDDVMTTGSTVLEIAETLRLVGAGEVRAWVCARVP
- a CDS encoding DUF5694 domain-containing protein: MIGPLLAAWMLAGTVHAQTFDPRAHKGPQHGVPNEVMVLGTAHLAVLPETFEPASLGTLIDRLAAWQPKAIAIESVSGQQCDMMRRYPSRYRYTVKDYCPDVSAAGKATGLDVPAANASAETMLATWPAHPTAAQRRTLAATFLAAGERDSALVQWLRLPEADRQAGDGLDQELVAALEALRVSRNENTLIAATLAARLGHERLWPMDDHSSDQFGPDPKAYAAAIRKAWDNPASKRRGTMFGALEAQVDTPQKALALYRRYNAADLASVAFESDYGAALEEPSPQGYGRRYVTSWETRNLRMAANIRDLMGPTPGMRTLVLVGASHKAYLAAYLEQMHDVRIVDVQAMLE
- a CDS encoding DeoR family transcriptional regulator → MRNTRSRRQQILQLLIEHGSVQVADLVERFGVSAVTIRADLTHFEAQGLATRTHGGANLVRTPPQEQDIHEKDALNLPLKDSIGTAAARLVQAGDNIIIDSGSTTMTLARHLREHRDVTVMTNGLNIAWELANAAGITVLLTGGLLRQQSLSLQGSQAEASLNSYSFDTLFLGVDGLDLQFGLTTHDEAEARLNHRMVERARRIVVLTDASKFGRVSLHRIARLDQIHAIITDAGIDDATREGLQRLGIEVIIAEPPA
- a CDS encoding HdeD family acid-resistance protein — translated: MNSPLSPLLSAVGRSWWILLLYGLVALGFGIIAIGWPMSAAIALAWTLGVMAIIEGVISLLALITGGSGASRGWLLLYVVASLGFGILAVINPLATASVLVLFLAAWLLVAGIYRIIFAIRVRKQIHGEWLLILSGVLAIVLGLLFAANPYAGVAVTTLWIGIGSLLYGVLQVLVAFKLRKLR
- a CDS encoding DUF4304 domain-containing protein; this translates as MSTAQHSRMITGAARAVLRPLGCVQKGRSRIWLDDQGWWIGVVEFQPSSWGKGSYLNVGACWLWHEKDFLSFDAGYRVEGFHEFTSEEQFSDAAMLLARRAAQEVLALRERFPSVAHALAWMTANASPTLWNTYHSAVSAGLAGDVERSRLLFAEVIADSYDVAWAIELKQRAAGLLRCLESGGGFEQEIAATIGRTRAALRLPAQHSAARPFEA
- a CDS encoding D-tagatose-bisphosphate aldolase, class II, non-catalytic subunit, translated to MSPLQTLLASHRAGANVGLYSVCCSNEQVLRAAMHVALAHGTVLLIEATSNQVDQFGGYTGMTPPQYRDYVGTLADEEGFPRERLILGGDHLGPNAWQKRPAAEAMTHARVLIEAYVAAGFHKIHLDCSMSCADDPVPLPDAIVAARSAELAEIAERTAAEHGLPPPVYVIGTEVPIPGGEASLAGGLQVTTPAAAAQTLAIHQQAFDTPQLRDAWQRVLAMVVQPGVDFDHSSVHEYDAAAASTLADFLEQQPRIVFEAHSTDYQRESGLHALVRDHFAILKVGPAATFAYREALFALAAIEAELLPAAQCSRLPQVLDEVMLAQPKSWQSYYQGDEATLRLLRSYSFSDRCRYYWGEPTLVQAVQTLFANLEQHAPPLVLLSQYLPEQYRAVREGTLANTPAALVQHRIGLCLGEYARACSANQAGSRKHNASSAAAVLANG
- a CDS encoding MFS transporter translates to MTASTAPRWPVRYLLFIGGLGGLLYGIDIGIIAGALPYLEATASHAWQLSSQQLGFVVAAVLLGSVLSSLFAGMIADLIGRRGAMLLAGVLFTASIPIMALASGYTPLLLGRLLQGVSGGLIGVVIPLYLAEVLSPERRGRGAAMFQLLLTVGLVLAALIGLYHAHAVDAAAEAVRSLPVAQQAQELFTVKDHAWRTIFWTCLGPGLLFCAGIFWLSESPRWLVRRGRIDDARRSLQRVLPAADVEPTLAQIQAPESSSSSGKRDPLLSRRYVVPFVLACVVLACTQATGINSVLAYAVNILNQAGLSGSVANGADVAIKLLNAVMTVAALLLVDRKGRKFLLMLGSGGICVALLAAATLFFQAERGRADVQPQLQAAVSGDGLQLVLDDAQWQRLAGGIDREGRPLQLTVSYAYGDFTNVRALRSDNLTDRELRIERAGTVQPDSVIGAFFRTLHLNPFADPASAAQAPLRIEQARIGPIPPPAHGWAVAACILVFVAFFAVGPGVCVWLALSELMPNRIRSNGMSIALLINQFVSTTIAAIFLPTVGHYGYASMFLFWAGCTFVFFLVAALWLPETKGRSLEEIEAGFAR
- the nagA gene encoding N-acetylglucosamine-6-phosphate deacetylase; the encoded protein is MTDIRSLHGRILTPLGWRRGQVQFDSHVRQLQVDDHSGGDDPQLPVILPGFIDLHVHGAAGVDLMQGGDVARTIARTHARFGTTTLLATTMTAGLDEIEYALQGVAATMAAPDADAASIVGVHLEGPFISPQRLGAQPNRTIEATMALVQQLHALAPIRVMTLAPEIGEHTALIPALSALGIRVQLGHSAGTYEEGVAALQAGASGFTHLFNGMTGVDHYRPGIAAAALAHAQYAEIIPDLQHIHPGVIRLAARAIPRLYAVTDATAATGMPDGEYALGEQRVHKCGGCVRLATGSLAGSALTMDQALRNLVQVGLDLADASQRVSTFPADYLGLSDRGRIAPDARADLVVLDAELRLQQVVVGGRVIDLN